A genomic window from Chelonoidis abingdonii isolate Lonesome George chromosome 26, CheloAbing_2.0, whole genome shotgun sequence includes:
- the ADGRE5 gene encoding adhesion G protein-coupled receptor E5 isoform X5 — protein MDPACRLLPLGLCIALCLWGTVAQNNSTQGTTEDCNIHMLCPTNAKCVNNTHCACLKGYQSHGTHFFTDLTETCDDINECLGPSLPDCGPNRNCKNTPGSYYCTCINGYEPSSGKANFKHTSENSCQDIDECQRNATICEPHGNCINMPGTYMCKCSWGFGKSQKDTAKICTDIDECKKIPDICGPKATCINTYGSYLCECQAGYVSSNRNKTLCQELTCPPLLGDDNSAGVKNLLGSFQAQVGHLCQVTLEELKQMNSQNAEGKLQGFLDILEKQINLVRQQGESVEWRHRIATELMAIVEKLLRTLALTLRDSMISIASPTGTELGLAVRQAGNQSQETVTLQQSKTQMELKWAGALGQKNEGFTLAGLLTYQGMSPILDGTERVKAPVWDEIGRTGKWAREPGRPSYRVLSPVVSAFISDPNPQALDLSVSIRFSHPLPEKKTDLHLLCAYWEPGSRRWATDGCTLQMLNTTITHCQCNHLTSFAVLMAFYELEDWTLDVITKVGLVISLLCLLLAIITFLFCRALKGPRTTIHLHLCLALFIAYSIFLTGTSSTGNRVVCGLVAGLLHYFFLAAFCWMCLEGAELYLLVVQVFTPHGLRRRYMFLLGYGVPALIVGISAATYHQGYGTARHCWLSLENQFIWSFLAPVCIIFAVNAVIFVVTVWKLSLKFADINPDMSQLKKLRVLTITAIAQLCILGITWIFGMFQFNQRSLVASYIFTILNSLQGLFIFLLHCLLKKQVRDEYRRWLSCGGLKRAAKSSEFSSLTTTRGLQPSQESGL, from the exons GGCTCTGCATCGCCCTGTGCCTGTGGGGCACCGTGGCCCAGAATAACAGCACACAAG GTACCACTGAGGACTGCAACATCCATATGCTGTGCCCAACAAATGCCAAGTGTGTGAACAACACCCACTGCGCCTGCCTGAAAGGATACCAGTCACATGGGACTCACTTCTTCACCGACCTAACAGAGACCTGTGATG ATATTAACGAGTGTCTGGGACCGAGCCTGCCAGACTGCGGACCCAACAGAAACTGCAAGAACACACCTGGGAGTTACTACTGCACCTGCATCAATGGCTACGAGCCCAGCTCTGGGAAAGCCAACTTCAAGCACACGAGTGAGAACAGCTGCCAGG ACATTGACGAGTGCCAGCGAAATGCCACAATCTGTGAGCCCCACGGGAACTGCATCAATATGCCAGGGACTTACATGTGTAAATGCAGTTGGGGATTTGGGAAGAGTCAAAAGGATACGGCTAAGATCTGCACAG ACATTGACGAGTGCAAGAAGATCCCAGATATCTGCGGCCCCAAGGCCACATGTATCAACACCTACGGAAGCTACTTGTGTGAGTGCCAGGCTGGTTACGTCTCCTCCAACAGGAACAAGACCCTGTGTCAAG AGCTCACCTGCCCCCCACTGCTGGGTGATGACAACTCTGCCGGAGTCAAG AACCTCCTGGGCAGCTTTCAGGCACAGGTGGGACATCTCTGCCAGGTGACGCTGGAGGAGCTGAAGCAAATGAACTCTCAGAACGCCGAGGGAAAGCTGCAG GGCTTCTTGGACATTCTGGAGAAGCAGATAAATCTGGTCAGGCAGCAGGGTGAGAGTGTGGAGTGGAGACACCGGATCGCGACGGAGCTGATGGCCATAGTGGAGAAGCTGCTGAGAACGCTGGCCCTGACCCTGCGTGACAGCATGATCAGCATCGCATCCCCTACCGGCACAG agctggggctggcagtCAGGCAGGCTGGGAACCAGAGCCAGGAGACCGTGACGCTGCAGCAGAGCAAGACGCAGATGGAATTAAAGTGGGCCGGAGCCCTAGGGCAGAAAAATGAAG GCTTCACGCTGGCCGGGCTGCTGACATACCAGGGGATGAGCCCCATCCTGGACGGTACTGAGCGGGTGAAGGCGCCCGTGTGGGATGAGATCGGCCGGACGGGGAAGTGGGCACGGGAGCCGGGGCGGCCCAGCTACCGTGTGCTGTCTCCAGTGGTGTCGGCCTTCATCAGTGACCCGAACCCCCAGGCACTTGACCTCTCCGTCAGCATTCGCTTCAGCCACCCGCTGCCG GAGAAGAAGACTGACCTACACCTCCTCTGCGCCTACTGGGAGCCTGGCAGCAGGCGCTGGGCCACCGACGGCTGCACCCTGCAGATGTTGAACACCACCATCACCCACTGCCAGTGCAACCACCTGACCAGCTTCGCTGTGCTTATGGCCTTCTATGAGCTGGAG GACTGGACCCTGGACGTCATCACCAAGGTGGGGCTGGTGATCTCGCTGCTGTGCCTGCTGCTGGCCatcatcaccttcctcttctgccGCGCCCTCAAGGGCCCCCGCACCACCATCCACCTGCACCTCTGCCTGGCGCTCTTCATCGCCTACAGCATCTTCCTCACCGGCACCTCCAGCACCGGCAACAGG GTGGTGTGCGGTTTGGTGGCCGGGCTCCTGCACTATTTCTTCCTGGCTGCCTTCTGCTGGATGTGCCTGGAGGGCGCCGAGCTCTACCTGCTGGTGGTTCAGGTCTTCACCCCCCATGGCCTCAGGCGCCGCTACATGTTCCTGCTGGGCTACGGGGTGCCGGCCCTCATCGTGGGCATCTCAGCCGCCACCTACCACCAGGGCTACGGCACAGCACGCCA cTGCTGGCTCTCGCTGGAGAATCAATTCATTTGGAGCTTCCTGGCGCCTGTCTGCATCATCTTCGCG GTCAACGCTGTGATCTTTGTGGTCACCGTCTGGAAGCTGTCGCTGAAATTCGCTGACATCAACCCTGACATGAGCCAGCTGAAGAAGCTCAG ggTGCTCACCATCACGGCCATCGCCCAGCTCTGCATCCTGGGCATCACCTGGATCTTCGGCATGTTCCAGTTCAACCAGCGCAGCCTGGTCGCCTCCTACATCTTCACCATCCTCAACAGCCTGCAGGGGCTCTTCATCTTCCTGCTGCACTGTCTGCTCAAGAAACAG
- the ADGRE5 gene encoding adhesion G protein-coupled receptor E5 isoform X3, which produces MDPACRLLPLGLCIALCLWGTVAQNNSTQGTTEDCNIHMLCPTNAKCVNNTHCACLKGYQSHGTHFFTDLTETCDDINECLGPSLPDCGPNRNCKNTPGSYYCTCINGYEPSSGKANFKHTSENSCQDIDECQRNATICEPHGNCINMPGTYMCKCSWGFGKSQKDTAKICTDIDECKKIPDICGPKATCINTYGSYLCECQAGYVSSNRNKTLCQELTCPPLLGDDNSAGVKNLLGSFQAQVGHLCQVTLEELKQMNSQNAEGKLQGFLDILEKQINLVRQQGESVEWRHRIATELMAIVEKLLRTLALTLRDSMISIASPTGTELGLAVRQAGNQSQETVTLQQSKTQMELKWAGALGQKNEGFTLAGLLTYQGMSPILDGTERVKAPVWDEIGRTGKWAREPGRPSYRVLSPVVSAFISDPNPQALDLSVSIRFSHPLPEKKTDLHLLCAYWEPGSRRWATDGCTLQMLNTTITHCQCNHLTSFAVLMAFYELEDWTLDVITKVGLVISLLCLLLAIITFLFCRALKGPRTTIHLHLCLALFIAYSIFLTGTSSTGNRVVCGLVAGLLHYFFLAAFCWMCLEGAELYLLVVQVFTPHGLRRRYMFLLGYGVPALIVGISAATYHQGYGTARHCWLSLENQFIWSFLAPVCIIFAVNAVIFVVTVWKLSLKFADINPDMSQLKKLRVLTITAIAQLCILGITWIFGMFQFNQRSLVASYIFTILNSLQGLFIFLLHCLLKKQVRDEYCRWLSCGGLKRAAKSSEFSSLTTTRQGLQPSQESGL; this is translated from the exons GGCTCTGCATCGCCCTGTGCCTGTGGGGCACCGTGGCCCAGAATAACAGCACACAAG GTACCACTGAGGACTGCAACATCCATATGCTGTGCCCAACAAATGCCAAGTGTGTGAACAACACCCACTGCGCCTGCCTGAAAGGATACCAGTCACATGGGACTCACTTCTTCACCGACCTAACAGAGACCTGTGATG ATATTAACGAGTGTCTGGGACCGAGCCTGCCAGACTGCGGACCCAACAGAAACTGCAAGAACACACCTGGGAGTTACTACTGCACCTGCATCAATGGCTACGAGCCCAGCTCTGGGAAAGCCAACTTCAAGCACACGAGTGAGAACAGCTGCCAGG ACATTGACGAGTGCCAGCGAAATGCCACAATCTGTGAGCCCCACGGGAACTGCATCAATATGCCAGGGACTTACATGTGTAAATGCAGTTGGGGATTTGGGAAGAGTCAAAAGGATACGGCTAAGATCTGCACAG ACATTGACGAGTGCAAGAAGATCCCAGATATCTGCGGCCCCAAGGCCACATGTATCAACACCTACGGAAGCTACTTGTGTGAGTGCCAGGCTGGTTACGTCTCCTCCAACAGGAACAAGACCCTGTGTCAAG AGCTCACCTGCCCCCCACTGCTGGGTGATGACAACTCTGCCGGAGTCAAG AACCTCCTGGGCAGCTTTCAGGCACAGGTGGGACATCTCTGCCAGGTGACGCTGGAGGAGCTGAAGCAAATGAACTCTCAGAACGCCGAGGGAAAGCTGCAG GGCTTCTTGGACATTCTGGAGAAGCAGATAAATCTGGTCAGGCAGCAGGGTGAGAGTGTGGAGTGGAGACACCGGATCGCGACGGAGCTGATGGCCATAGTGGAGAAGCTGCTGAGAACGCTGGCCCTGACCCTGCGTGACAGCATGATCAGCATCGCATCCCCTACCGGCACAG agctggggctggcagtCAGGCAGGCTGGGAACCAGAGCCAGGAGACCGTGACGCTGCAGCAGAGCAAGACGCAGATGGAATTAAAGTGGGCCGGAGCCCTAGGGCAGAAAAATGAAG GCTTCACGCTGGCCGGGCTGCTGACATACCAGGGGATGAGCCCCATCCTGGACGGTACTGAGCGGGTGAAGGCGCCCGTGTGGGATGAGATCGGCCGGACGGGGAAGTGGGCACGGGAGCCGGGGCGGCCCAGCTACCGTGTGCTGTCTCCAGTGGTGTCGGCCTTCATCAGTGACCCGAACCCCCAGGCACTTGACCTCTCCGTCAGCATTCGCTTCAGCCACCCGCTGCCG GAGAAGAAGACTGACCTACACCTCCTCTGCGCCTACTGGGAGCCTGGCAGCAGGCGCTGGGCCACCGACGGCTGCACCCTGCAGATGTTGAACACCACCATCACCCACTGCCAGTGCAACCACCTGACCAGCTTCGCTGTGCTTATGGCCTTCTATGAGCTGGAG GACTGGACCCTGGACGTCATCACCAAGGTGGGGCTGGTGATCTCGCTGCTGTGCCTGCTGCTGGCCatcatcaccttcctcttctgccGCGCCCTCAAGGGCCCCCGCACCACCATCCACCTGCACCTCTGCCTGGCGCTCTTCATCGCCTACAGCATCTTCCTCACCGGCACCTCCAGCACCGGCAACAGG GTGGTGTGCGGTTTGGTGGCCGGGCTCCTGCACTATTTCTTCCTGGCTGCCTTCTGCTGGATGTGCCTGGAGGGCGCCGAGCTCTACCTGCTGGTGGTTCAGGTCTTCACCCCCCATGGCCTCAGGCGCCGCTACATGTTCCTGCTGGGCTACGGGGTGCCGGCCCTCATCGTGGGCATCTCAGCCGCCACCTACCACCAGGGCTACGGCACAGCACGCCA cTGCTGGCTCTCGCTGGAGAATCAATTCATTTGGAGCTTCCTGGCGCCTGTCTGCATCATCTTCGCG GTCAACGCTGTGATCTTTGTGGTCACCGTCTGGAAGCTGTCGCTGAAATTCGCTGACATCAACCCTGACATGAGCCAGCTGAAGAAGCTCAG ggTGCTCACCATCACGGCCATCGCCCAGCTCTGCATCCTGGGCATCACCTGGATCTTCGGCATGTTCCAGTTCAACCAGCGCAGCCTGGTCGCCTCCTACATCTTCACCATCCTCAACAGCCTGCAGGGGCTCTTCATCTTCCTGCTGCACTGTCTGCTCAAGAAACAG gTGAGGGACGAGTACTGCAG
- the ADGRE5 gene encoding adhesion G protein-coupled receptor E5 isoform X2, with the protein MDPACRLLPLGLCIALCLWGTVAQNNSTQGTTEDCNIHMLCPTNAKCVNNTHCACLKGYQSHGTHFFTDLTETCDDINECLGPSLPDCGPNRNCKNTPGSYYCTCINGYEPSSGKANFKHTSENSCQDIDECQRNATICEPHGNCINMPGTYMCKCSWGFGKSQKDTAKICTDIDECKKIPDICGPKATCINTYGSYLCECQAGYVSSNRNKTLCQELTCPPLLGDDNSAGVKNLLGSFQAQVGHLCQVTLEELKQMNSQNAEGKLQGFLDILEKQINLVRQQGESVEWRHRIATELMAIVEKLLRTLALTLRDSMISIASPTGTELGLAVRQAGNQSQETVTLQQSKTQMELKWAGALGQKNEGFTLAGLLTYQGMSPILDGTERVKAPVWDEIGRTGKWAREPGRPSYRVLSPVVSAFISDPNPQALDLSVSIRFSHPLPEKKTDLHLLCAYWEPGSRRWATDGCTLQMLNTTITHCQCNHLTSFAVLMAFYELEDWTLDVITKVGLVISLLCLLLAIITFLFCRALKGPRTTIHLHLCLALFIAYSIFLTGTSSTGNRVVCGLVAGLLHYFFLAAFCWMCLEGAELYLLVVQVFTPHGLRRRYMFLLGYGVPALIVGISAATYHQGYGTARHCWLSLENQFIWSFLAPVCIIFAVNAVIFVVTVWKLSLKFADINPDMSQLKKLRVLTITAIAQLCILGITWIFGMFQFNQRSLVASYIFTILNSLQGLFIFLLHCLLKKQVRDEYRRWLSCGGLKRAAKSSEFSSLTTTRQGLQPSQESGL; encoded by the exons GGCTCTGCATCGCCCTGTGCCTGTGGGGCACCGTGGCCCAGAATAACAGCACACAAG GTACCACTGAGGACTGCAACATCCATATGCTGTGCCCAACAAATGCCAAGTGTGTGAACAACACCCACTGCGCCTGCCTGAAAGGATACCAGTCACATGGGACTCACTTCTTCACCGACCTAACAGAGACCTGTGATG ATATTAACGAGTGTCTGGGACCGAGCCTGCCAGACTGCGGACCCAACAGAAACTGCAAGAACACACCTGGGAGTTACTACTGCACCTGCATCAATGGCTACGAGCCCAGCTCTGGGAAAGCCAACTTCAAGCACACGAGTGAGAACAGCTGCCAGG ACATTGACGAGTGCCAGCGAAATGCCACAATCTGTGAGCCCCACGGGAACTGCATCAATATGCCAGGGACTTACATGTGTAAATGCAGTTGGGGATTTGGGAAGAGTCAAAAGGATACGGCTAAGATCTGCACAG ACATTGACGAGTGCAAGAAGATCCCAGATATCTGCGGCCCCAAGGCCACATGTATCAACACCTACGGAAGCTACTTGTGTGAGTGCCAGGCTGGTTACGTCTCCTCCAACAGGAACAAGACCCTGTGTCAAG AGCTCACCTGCCCCCCACTGCTGGGTGATGACAACTCTGCCGGAGTCAAG AACCTCCTGGGCAGCTTTCAGGCACAGGTGGGACATCTCTGCCAGGTGACGCTGGAGGAGCTGAAGCAAATGAACTCTCAGAACGCCGAGGGAAAGCTGCAG GGCTTCTTGGACATTCTGGAGAAGCAGATAAATCTGGTCAGGCAGCAGGGTGAGAGTGTGGAGTGGAGACACCGGATCGCGACGGAGCTGATGGCCATAGTGGAGAAGCTGCTGAGAACGCTGGCCCTGACCCTGCGTGACAGCATGATCAGCATCGCATCCCCTACCGGCACAG agctggggctggcagtCAGGCAGGCTGGGAACCAGAGCCAGGAGACCGTGACGCTGCAGCAGAGCAAGACGCAGATGGAATTAAAGTGGGCCGGAGCCCTAGGGCAGAAAAATGAAG GCTTCACGCTGGCCGGGCTGCTGACATACCAGGGGATGAGCCCCATCCTGGACGGTACTGAGCGGGTGAAGGCGCCCGTGTGGGATGAGATCGGCCGGACGGGGAAGTGGGCACGGGAGCCGGGGCGGCCCAGCTACCGTGTGCTGTCTCCAGTGGTGTCGGCCTTCATCAGTGACCCGAACCCCCAGGCACTTGACCTCTCCGTCAGCATTCGCTTCAGCCACCCGCTGCCG GAGAAGAAGACTGACCTACACCTCCTCTGCGCCTACTGGGAGCCTGGCAGCAGGCGCTGGGCCACCGACGGCTGCACCCTGCAGATGTTGAACACCACCATCACCCACTGCCAGTGCAACCACCTGACCAGCTTCGCTGTGCTTATGGCCTTCTATGAGCTGGAG GACTGGACCCTGGACGTCATCACCAAGGTGGGGCTGGTGATCTCGCTGCTGTGCCTGCTGCTGGCCatcatcaccttcctcttctgccGCGCCCTCAAGGGCCCCCGCACCACCATCCACCTGCACCTCTGCCTGGCGCTCTTCATCGCCTACAGCATCTTCCTCACCGGCACCTCCAGCACCGGCAACAGG GTGGTGTGCGGTTTGGTGGCCGGGCTCCTGCACTATTTCTTCCTGGCTGCCTTCTGCTGGATGTGCCTGGAGGGCGCCGAGCTCTACCTGCTGGTGGTTCAGGTCTTCACCCCCCATGGCCTCAGGCGCCGCTACATGTTCCTGCTGGGCTACGGGGTGCCGGCCCTCATCGTGGGCATCTCAGCCGCCACCTACCACCAGGGCTACGGCACAGCACGCCA cTGCTGGCTCTCGCTGGAGAATCAATTCATTTGGAGCTTCCTGGCGCCTGTCTGCATCATCTTCGCG GTCAACGCTGTGATCTTTGTGGTCACCGTCTGGAAGCTGTCGCTGAAATTCGCTGACATCAACCCTGACATGAGCCAGCTGAAGAAGCTCAG ggTGCTCACCATCACGGCCATCGCCCAGCTCTGCATCCTGGGCATCACCTGGATCTTCGGCATGTTCCAGTTCAACCAGCGCAGCCTGGTCGCCTCCTACATCTTCACCATCCTCAACAGCCTGCAGGGGCTCTTCATCTTCCTGCTGCACTGTCTGCTCAAGAAACAG